Part of the Sarcophilus harrisii chromosome X, mSarHar1.11, whole genome shotgun sequence genome is shown below.
GAGGCGACGGATGCAGGGAGAACTTTGAGCTATGATGCTTTTGGTACTTTAAATTGTAGATGAGATTTACTTTAGTATGGAAGACCCCCTGCTGTACAGGTTTCCCCCCTTCCTTGGGGAGAACCTCTGTCTTTTCCTAAGCATCTCCCCGCTCTTAGGGAAGGGAAATGTGGCTTTAGGGAGGACTCACCTCCGTGCTCCACAAGAATCACTCTCCAAGTTAGGGAGCTTTCTGTATAAGGAGCATCCCCTGTTGTGCAATTGAGGGGCCTGGCCATGAAACCCGGGAACAAGACCTATATTGGAAGGGAGACCCTTGGTCATTCCTCCAGATCTCTTCCGATCCCCACCCCAGTGGATCAGATCTAGCTTGGTGGGGAGAACCCCTCCTGGGCTGCTCAGGGAGGCTCCAGTGAGGATTGGATGATCTTCATAAGAAGGACTCCCTGCTGGTCTGCCGAAGATTTCCCTATATTTCCAATAAATATGTACTAAGGAAGAGCTATGGAGAGATATATGGGGAGAATTTTTAGCTGGGATGGTCTACAGTTGATGAGAAGTGGTATGTTATGGAGAAAAGGCTGATGTGTTGTTTAGCATGTTCCCCAACTCTCAGTTTCCCTAAAGGTCTCCTGCTTCTCTTTATGAGAGGAGGGGTTTTAGGGAGGCCCACATTTAGGGCTGCATAGAAATGAGTCACCATGTCCTTGAGCTGTCTTTGGAGGAGGTCTCCCTGCCCTGCAGATGAAGGCCACCACTGCACCCTCTGAAAATTAGGCCTATGTTGGTAGGGAGTCCCTGCTCTTGTCCCTCCAGATCCCTTCCCACACCCACCACAATGTCTAAGATCTAGCTTGGGAGGGAAAAGCCCTGCTGGGCTGCTTCAGTTCCCCCATTTCTCAAGCCAAGTGTCAGTCAGCTTCTTTGACTATGGTGGATTACCTGTTCTATTGAATGTTTCCCATGTTTTCCAATGAATTTGTTTGAGGGAGGCCTATGCAGATGAACATAGGGAAAATTTTGAGCTGAGATGCTCTGGACCCTTAAATTGTAGATGAGAAGTGGCTTAATATCGAGGACCCCCTGCTGGGCAGCTGAGGGTTTTCCCCCAAGACACACTTTCCCAAGGGAGGAATTCTGTTATTTCCTAAGTGTCTGTGCCTGCCATGGATGAGAGCTGGTGCTTTAGGGAAGAGTCTCTCTGTTTGTCCATGTTTGGGAATTTTCCATATATGAGGATTCCTTGCTGTTTTACAGATTGTTTCCTCATATTTGTAATTGATATATTTTGAGGAATGTGTATATACAGACATTTATGGAGAATTTCCAGCTGGGATTCTCGGGAACTCCAGAATGTTGATGAGAATTGGTATATGATGGAGGAATCCCTAGAGTGCAGTAAGTATTTCTCTCCAACTCTCCCTTTCCCAATGGTGTTTCCCTAGGGAGGAGCCCCAGTATTTCTCTAATTGTCTCCACTTACTCATCTTGAGAGAAGGGGTTTTAGAAAGTGCTTCATTTAGGGCTAACCAGAGATCACTCACCATGTCCTGGAGCTGTCTTGGGAGGAGGACCCCCTGCTGTGGAGATGAAGGCTGCCAGTGTACCCTCTGAAAATGAGCCCTGTGTTAGTAAGGAAACCCCTGGTCTTGTTTTTCGAGATCCCTGTTCACACCCACCACAATGgctaagagattaaaggaattagagtaggcaatgaggaaaccaaatatgactctttgcagatgatgtgatgatatacttggagaaccccagagattctactaaaagctattagaaaaaattgagaattttacaaaagttgcaggatacaaaataaatccccataaatcctcagcatgtttatacatcaccaacaaaatccaacagcaagagatacaaagagaaattccattcagaacaACTGTCGTCAGCATAAAATAAGTGGGAATCCATcgaccaaaggaaagtcaggaattatgtgagcaaaatgacaaaaaacttttcactcaaataaagtcagacttaaataattggaaaaatatcaagtgctcttggataggctgagcaaatataatcaAGATGACAATAtgacctaaactaatctatttatttagtgctaaaccAAACCGACTCCCAAGAAAACAtcttaatgatctagaaaaaataacaacaaaattcatatggaataataaaaggttgagaatctcaagggaataaatgaaaaaaaattaaatgaaggtggcccagctgtacctcatctaaaactacattataaagcagcagtcaccaaaaccttttggtattggctaagaaatagattagttgatcagtgggacaggttaggttcacaaacagaatagtcaactatagcaatctagtgtttgacaaaccgaaagatcccaacttttgggataagaattcattatttgacaaaatctgctgggataATTGGCAATtagtattgcagaaactaggcacggACCCaaacttaacaccgtacaccaagataaattcaaaatgggtccataatttaggcataaagaagggGAGGCCCACGTTTAGGGCTACCCAGAAATCACTCACGATGTACTGCAGCTGTCTTTGGAAGAGAACCCAGTGCTGTGCAGCTGAAGGACGGCAAGGCACCCTCTGAAAATTAGGCCCGTGTTGGTAAGGAGACCCCTGCTCTTGTCCCTCCAGATCCCTTCCCACACCCACCACAATGGCTAAGATCTAGCTTGGGAGGGAGACCCCTGCTGGGCTGCTTCAGTTCCCCTTCCTCAAGCCAAGTGTCAGTCAGCTTCTTTGATTAGGGACAATTACCTCTTCTCTTGAGTGTTTCACAGGTTTTGCAATGAATTTCTCTGAGAGAGACCTATGAAGGTGAATACTTGGAAAATTTTGAGCTGTGATGCTCTGGATACTGAAATTGTAGATGAGAACTGGCTTAGTATCCAGGTAAGTGTTTTCCCCCAACACACAGTTTCTGTGGGAAGGAATTCTGTTATTTTCCTAAGTGTCTCTGCCCGCCGTGGATGAGAGCTGTTGCATTAGGGAGGACTCTCTATGTTTGTCCATGTTCTGGAGCTTTCCTTATAGGAGGACCCGCTGCTGTTCTACAGAAAGTTTCCCCATGTTTGTAATTGATATATTCTGAGGAAGGTCTTTATAGAGACATTTGTGGAGAATTTCCATCTGAAGTTCTCTGGAACCCCACAATGCTGATGAAAATTGGCATGTGATGGAGGAACCCCTAGAGTGCAGTAAGTATTTCTCTCCCACTCTCTGTTTCCCGATGCTCTTTCCCTTGGAGGGACCCCGATTATTTCCCTAAAAGTCTCCTTTTGATGGCCTTGAGAGCTGGGCTTTTAGGGAGGGCATTTAGGTCTACACAGAAATCACTCACCATGTCCTGGAGCTGTCTTTGGAGGAcgaccccctgctgtgcagatgaAGGCCGCCATGGCACCCTCTGAAAATTATGAATGTGTTGGTAAAGAGACCCCTGCTCTTGTCCCTCCAGATCCCTTCCCACACCCACCACAATGGCTAAGATCCAGTTGGGGAGGGAGACCCCTGCTGGGCTGCTTCACTTCGTTCCCCCCTGCTCAGACCAATCATTGCTTAGCTTCTTTGACTATGGGGAATTACCTGCTGTTCTGCTGATGGTTTCCCACCTGTTTTAAAGGGTTATCCCAAGGGAGACCTGAGCCAACATATGCAGGGAGAACTGTGAGGTCTGGTGCTCCTGGTACTGAAATTGTAGACAAGAGCTAGATTAGTGTGGAGGACCCCTGCTGTGCACCTCATGGTTTCCCCCAATGTATTTTTCCCTGGGAAGGACCCCTGTTATTTTCTTAAGCATCTGCCCCTGTTAGGGATGCCAGCAGTTGCTTTCAGGAGGACTCTCCTCCTTGCTGCACTGGAATCACTGTCAATATTCTGGAGCTTCCTGTAGAAGGAGGATCCCAGGTAAGCAGTTGAGGGGACTGGCCAGGAAGTCTGGGAACGAGACCTATAATGAAAGACAGAACCCTCATTGTATCCTCTGAAGCTCTGCCCCTTACCCACCACAACTGATTCAAGCTGGCTGAGCGGGGAGGACCCGTGGTGGGCTACTTGGGGAGGCTTCCAGGGAGGAGTGGCTTACTTTAGATGGGAGGACTCCCTACTGTTCTGAGGATTTCCcgtatttctaaaaatatatattgtggaGGAGCCATTCAGAGATATATGGGGAGATTGTATGGCTGGGATGTTCTGGAAGCGCTCAGTATTGAGGAGAATTGGTATAATGAGGAGGATGCCCTCGAGGGCAGCTAAGCATTTCTCTCAGACTCTGTTTCCAGATGCTGTTTTCCTAGGGAGGACTTTTGTTCTTTCCCTAACAGTCTCCTGCTGATAGACATGAGAGCTGGGGTTTCAGGGAGGGCGTCCTTTAGTTCTACACAGAAATCACTCACCATGTCCTGGAGCTGTCTTTGGAGGAGGACAACCTGCTGTGCAGCTGAAGGCCGTCActgcatcatctgaaaattaggCCTGTGTTGGTAAGGAGACCCATGGTCTTCTATTTCCACATCTCTTGCCACATCCACCACAATGGCTAAGATCGGGGGAGACCCCTGCTGGGCTGCTTCCTTTACCCCCTTCCTCAAGCCAAGTGTCAGTGAGCTTCTTTGACTATGGAGGATTACCTGTTCCATTGAATGTTTACCAGGTTTTCCAATCCATGTGTCATGCAGAGGAAAATAGGGAACATTTTGAGCTGTGGTGCTCTGGACCCTCAAATTGTAGATGAGAACTGGCTTGTTCTGTAGGACCCCCTGCTGTGCagctgaggattttttttttaccaaacaCAGTTTCCCCAGGGAGGAATTCTGTTATTTTCCTAAGTGCCTCTGCCAGCTATAGATTAGAGCTGTTGCTTCAGGGAGAACTCTCTGTGTTTCTCCATATTCAGGAGTTTTATTTATATGAGGAATCCCTGCTGTTCTGCAGAAggtttgcctatttttccaattgatataTTCTCAGGAAGGTCTGTCTAGAGACATGTGTGGAGAATTTCCAGCTGGGATTCTTAGGAACCCCACAATGTTTTTGAGAATTGGCATATGATGGAGGAACCGCTAGAGTGCAGTAAGTTTTTctctccaattcttctttcacaatggtGTTTTCCTAGGGAGGAGGCCCCATATTTCCCTAAGTGTCTCCCCTTGCTGTCCTTGAGAGCTGGGCTTTTAGGGAGGGCTGCCTTTTTTGCTACACAGAAATCACTCACCATGTCCTGGAGCTCTCTTTGGAGGAggaccccctgctgtgcagatgaAGGCCGCCACGGCACCCTCTGAAAATTAGGCCTGTTTTGGTAAGGAGACCCCTTCTCTTGTCCCTCCAGATCCCTTCCCACACCCACCACAATGGCTAAGATCTAGCTTGGGAGGGAGACCCCTGCTGGGCTGCTTCACTTACCCCCTTCCTCAAGCCAAGTGTTCATGAACTACTTTGACTAGGGAGGATTACCTGTTCTATTGAATGTTTCCCAGGTTTTCCAATCCATGTGTCTGAGGGAGACCTATGCAGAGGAATATGGGGAAAATTTTGAGCTGTGATGCTCTGGACCCTCAAATTGTAGATGAGAACTGGCTTAGTGTCGAGGACCCCCTGCGGTGCAGCTGAAGGTTTTCCCCCAAAACACTTTTTCCCCAGGGAggaattgtgtttttttcccaagTGTCTCTGCCCGCCATGGATTAGAGCTGTGACTTTAGGGAGGACTCTCTATCTTTTTCCATATTTGGGAGCTTTCCGTATAGGAAGACTCCCTGCTGTTCTACAGCAGATTTTCCCATATTTCTAATTGATATATTCTGAGGAAGGTCTGTATAGAGACATTTCTAGAGAATTTGCATGTGAGCTTCTTGGGAAGTCCAGAATGTTGATGACAATTGGCATAAGATAGAGGAACCCCTAGAGTGCAGTATTTCTCTCCAATTCTCCCTGCCACGATGCTGTTTCCTTAGGATAAAGCCCCATTATTTCCCGAAGTGTCTCCCATTGCTCGATTTGTGATCTGGACTTTTAGAAA
Proteins encoded:
- the LOC111721684 gene encoding uncharacterized protein LOC111721684 codes for the protein MDWKTWETFNRTDDAVTAFSCTAGCPPPKTAPGHVPGAPDLTVLPAYVGSGLPWDNPLKQVGNHQQNSRGCHGGLHLHSRGSSSKDSSRTCIQSITAQNFPSIHLHRSLSEKFIAKPVKHSREERVPCRPSAAQHWVLFQRQLQYIRVHWQPSSPQQGVLLPRQLQDMVLFPGFMARPLNCTTGDAPYTESSLTWRVILVEHGGLPWNNLFKQPGNHQQNNRVPGPQPHRMASSLCRSFGTLTVIPVQQEGKSSLEQHLPWWEETFRK